One segment of Glandiceps talaboti chromosome 21, keGlaTala1.1, whole genome shotgun sequence DNA contains the following:
- the LOC144451372 gene encoding cytidine deaminase-like translates to MDDQELKNLICLSHKAKDHSYSRYSNFRVGCALVTQGGDIFTGCNVENASYGLAICAERTALVKAVSEGHRKFKAVVVASDMKNEFISPCGACRQFIIEFGGDIEVYMTKPDHTWIMLKADELLPIGVGPKLLEMERVERS, encoded by the exons ATGGATGATCAAG aGTTGAAAAATCTGATATGTCTAAGCCATAAGGCCAAGGACCATTCCTATAGCCGTTATAGTAACTTTAGAGTTGGATGTGCTTTAGTTACACAAGGAGGAGACATTTTCACAG gTTGCAATGTAGAGAATGCTTCCTATGGTCTGGCTATCTGTGCTGAGAGAACTGCACTTGTGAAGGCAGTATCGGAAGGACACCGTAAATTCAAGGCAGTCGTTGTTGCTAG TGATATGAAGAATGAATTCATTAGTCCATGTGGTGCATGTAGACAGTTCATTATAGAG TTTGGTGGTGATATTGAAGTGTATATGACAAAACCTGATCACACTTGGATAATGCTGAAGGCAGATGAACTGCTACCGATTGGCGTCGGACCTAAATTATTAGAAATGGAAAGAGTTGAAAGGTCTTAA